Proteins encoded together in one Carya illinoinensis cultivar Pawnee chromosome 3, C.illinoinensisPawnee_v1, whole genome shotgun sequence window:
- the LOC122303471 gene encoding transcription factor HEC3-like: MEINNHNKLTNSSWNLEPAIEEPILHNQNSLISSFWPSYPPLIPQTHQIPSASNHIPITSTVPGNRMEEEELEPEEELGAMKEMMYKIAAMQPVDIDPATIRKPKRRNVRISDDPQSVAARHRRERISEKIRILQRLVPGGTKMDTASMLDEAIRYVKFLKRQIRLLQSTHPPQGIGVSSGRLLSGDWASTSNKLHGSTSSIDLIPTPGPEFNYSAGNQQGETFSFNNKVISD, encoded by the coding sequence ATGGAAATTAACAACCACAATAAGCTCACAAACAGCAGTTGGAATCTTGAACCGGCTATAGAAGAACCTATCCTCCACAACCAAAACTCCTTGATCAGTTCCTTCTGGCCAAGCTACCCTCCATTAATACCTCAAACCCATCAAATACCATCCGCATCCAACCATATTCCTATTACAAGTACTGTACCTGGAAACCGAATGGAAGAAGAGGAGCTGGAGCCAGAAGAGGAACTAGGAGCCATGAAGGAAATGATGTACAAGATCGCCGCGATGCAGCCTGTGGACATTGATCCGGCTACAATCCGAAAGCCAAAAAGGCGAAACGTTCGGATTAGCGATGATCCGCAAAGCGTGGCTGCGCGTCACAGGCGAGAAAGAATTAGCGAGAAAATCCGAATCCTCCAAAGACTTGTCCCCGGAGGTACAAAGATGGACACAGCTTCTATGCTAGACGAAGCCATTCGCTATGTCAAGTTCTTGAAGAGACAAATCCGCTTGTTGCAATCAACTCATCCCCCACAAGGCATTGGAGTTAGTTCGGGCCGGTTACTTTCCGGAGACTGGGCTTCTACATCCAACAAACTTCATGGCTCCACCTCCTCCATAGACCTAATTCCGACGCCAGGACCTGAATTTAACTATTCTGCAGGCAACCAGCAAGGCGAAACCTTTTCCTTCAACAATAAGGTAATTAGTGATTAG